Below is a window of uncultured Cohaesibacter sp. DNA.
TCATCAAGCACGAAGTCGCCAGCCTGCAGCGCATCGGCTACCGAGCGCACGGAAATGGCATCGCCCAGATCGGCAAGATCGGACAATTCGGCAGAGAAGCAGCCATTGACCAATACCAGCTGATTTTTCTCGATTGATCTGAGAATGCCGGAACCGGACAGATGCCCTCTGGCCGTATCGGCAGCCACCGGTTCGGCAAGCGCCAGATCGGCAGGCATGGCCCGCTTGAGATCGGAATATTTCCATTCCTCAACCCGACGCGTCGGCAACCCGTTTTCTTCAAAGTCAGATACGGCAGCCGAACGCAAGGAGGAGAAATCCGCATTGCCCGGCAGGCCTGCCTGTGCGGCTTTCAGCAGCTCTTGCAGAGCCTGATCCGCAGCCGTTTTGATTATAGGCGTAGTCATCAATATCCTCCCGATCAGGCCGCAGCGTCGCCAGTGAATTCGGCATAGCCCTTTTCTTCCAGCTGCAAGGCCAGATCCTTATCGCCGGTCTTGACGATCTTGCCCTGATACATGACATGCACCACGTCAGGCACGATATAGTTCAGCAGGCGCTGATAGTGGGTGATGACCAGCATGGAACGTTCCGGCGACTTCAGCGCATTGACGCCCTCGGAAACGATCCGCAGCGCATCGATATCGAGCCCGGAGTCGGTCTCGTCGAGAATGCAGAGCTTGGGCTCCAGCAGAGCCATCTGCAAAATCTCGTTGCGCTTTTTCTCGCCACCCGAGAAGCCGACATTGAGCGGACGACGCAGCATCTCCTGCGAAACATTCAGTGTGGCCGAGAGTTCCTTTACCTTCTTCATGAAGTCAGGGGTTTTCATCTCGCCTTCACCGCGCGCCACCCGCTGGGCATTGAGAGCGGTCTTGAGGAAGGTCATATTGGCAACACCAGGAATTTCGATCGGATATTGCATGGCCAGAAACAGACCGGCAGCGGCACGCTCGTCCGGTTCCATTTCCAGAACATTCTCGCCATTGAAGAGAATTTCACCTTCGGTGATTTCATAATCATCCTTGCCCGCCAGCACATAGGAGAGCGTGGATTTGCCCGAACCGTTCGGGCCCATGATGGCGTGAATTTCACCCGGATTGATGGTCAGATCGATACCACGGAGAATTTTGTTGCCTTCCACTTCGGCATGAAGATTCTTGATTTCCAACATTGTTTTGTTTCCTTTGGGGCGTCGCCTCTCCGGCTTCGCCATCCCAGTAATCATAAGTGTCCATTACCCCGTCCAGAGGGGCCAAGCGCAAGGATAGAGCAACATTTCATGAAACATGAAATGTGCCTAGCCAACTGATCCTTCGAGCGAAATATTGATCAGTTTCTGCGCTTCAACTGCGAATTCCATTGGCAGTTGCTGGATCACATCCTTGACAAATCCGTTGACGATGAGCGCCACAGCTTCCTCTTCGCCGATGCCGCGTGCCTGACAATAGAACATCTGGTCATCGGAGATTTTCGAGGTCGTTGCTTCATGCTCGAAAATGGCCGAGGCATTCTTGCTCTCCACGTAAGGCACCGTATGCGCACCGCACTGATCACCGATCAGAAGGCTGTCACACTGGGTGAAGTTACGGGCGCCAGAGGCTTTCTTGTGCGCTGACACGAGCCCGCGATAGGTGTTGTTGGACCGCCCTGCGGAAATGCCCTTGGAGATGATGCGCGAGGACGTATTCTTGCCCAGATGGATCATCTTGGTGCCACTGTCGATCTGCTGATAGCCATTGGAAATGGCAATCGAGTAGAATTCGCCGGTGGAATTTTCACCACGCAGAATGCAGCTTGGATATTTCCAGGTAATGGCCGAACCGGTCTCTACCTGTGTCCAGGAAATCTTGGCATTCTTCTCGCGACAGTCACCGCGCTTGGTAACGAAGTTATAGATGCCGCCCTTGCCTTCGCTGTCGCCCGGATACCAGTTCTGGACCGTCGAATATTTGATCTCGGCATCTTCCAGAGCGATCAGTTCCACCACCGCAGCATGCAACTGGTTCTCGTCGCGCTGAGGTGCCGTGCAGCCTTCCAGATAGGAAACATAGGACCCCTTGTCGGCAATGATCAGCGTGCGCTCGAACTGCCCCGTATTCTGCTCGTTGATACGGAAATAGGTCGAAAGCTCCATCGGACAACGCACCCCTTCAGGCACATAGACAAAAGAACCGTCGGTAAAGACCGCGCTGTTCAGCGTCGCATAGAAATTATCCGATACCGGCACCACGGAAGCGAGATATTTCTTCACCAGTTCCGGATGCTCACGGATGGCTTCCGAAATGGAGCAGAAAATGACACCGGCCTTTTTCAGCTCTTCCTTGAAGGTGGTCGCAACCGAGACCGAGTCGAACACGGCATCGACAGCCACCTTGGCATATTGCCGATTCTCTTCGGTGACACCCGCCAGAATTTCCTGTTCCTGCAGCGGAATGCCCAGCTTCTCATAGGTTCTGAGCAGCTCGGGATCCACCTCTGCAAGGCTTTTGGGGCCTTCAGCGATTTTCGGCGCGGAATAATAATAGATCTCGTTGAATTTCGGCTTGGGATAATCAAGCTTGGCCCATGTCGGTTCTTCCATGGTCAGCCAGCGCCGATAGGCGTCCAGACGCCATTCAAGCATCCATTCCGGTTCTGATTTCTTGGCAGAAATGAACCGGATCACATCCTCGTTCAATCCAAGCGGGGCTTTTTCGGATTCGATATCCGTCACAAAGCCATATTTATACTGGTCAACGTCGATCTGTTTGACTTGATCGACAGTCTCCTTCACAGCAGCCATTTGCTACTCCATCCTAGCGCGGTTTCAAGGACCGCCGGTCATAGGGCTGCTCGCCCAGTTCCCTGCATTATCGTTGATCCGACACTGGTCTGTCGGCAAGGCAAAAAGGGTCGAGATGCCCGATCGCAGATTTTAACTCATCTCATCTTGCCTTGATGCCACCGGCCTCTGACCAGTGGCACATCCGTTTAAAATCAGAGCGCCTCACGATTGCACCATGATTTCAATCCATGATGACTATATAAGCGCGCTCACAACGCCTTCTCAATGCCTCTTGAGTTATTTTTTGAGTTTTTGACGCATATTTGTTCAAGAGCCTCGATAAGTGCATTGATTTCAGGCTCTTTGCTATTCCAGCCAAGGCTCATACGAATGGCTGAACCGGCAAGTTTCGACTCATATCCCATCGCCAGAAGCACATGGGATGCCGAAACCTTGCCCGAAGAACAGGCCGAACCCGAGCTGACAGCAACCCCGGAAAGATCGAGACGAATGAGACTTGTCTCCCCCTTCATTCCCGGAATTGCAAACTGACATGTATTCCCAACCCTTGGCGCATCCTGCCCGAATATCACGACATCAGGATCAAGCGCCCGCAATCCTTCTTCAAACCGATCGCGTAACCCAGTCAGCCGGGCAAACCCGTCCGGCCTTTCCAGCTCCTTGGCCACCGACTGACAGGCCACCCCGAATCCGACGATCCCGGCGACATTCTCGGTTCCGGCCCGAAGCCGGTTTTCTTGCGGACCACCGGTGATCAGAGGCTCCGGTTCTGTTCCTTCATGCGCCATTACAAGCGCACCAACGCCCTGCGGGCCTCCAAGCTTGTGCGCCGAGAGCGAGAGGCTCGTACAGCCCAGAGCCGCCATATCGAGCGGAATACGGCCCGCAGCCTGCACCGCATCGAGATGGAAATAGGCGTCAAATTCCCCGGCAAGTGCCGCAATCTCCTCAATCGGCTGTATAACGCCCGTTTCGCTGTTGACCGCCATAACGGCAACCATCGGACGCCCCTTCAGACGGTCATGCGCCTCAAGCTTTACCCGCAACGCCGACAGGTCGATCTGCCCATTTCGCAAAACCGGAATCTCGCACCTTGCCTCGACGCCAAAACGCCCGCCAGACAGCACCGAGGGATGCTCAATCGCACTCATATAGAGGCGGGAGGCCGGATCGGGCTGATATTCAACCTTCATATTCGGTGTCAGCGCCAGCATATTGGCTTCGCTCGCCCCGGAGGTGAAAATCACCTGCCGCACCGCGCCACCGACCAACTCGGCCACCTTCCCCCTTGCCCGCTCAACCAGAGCCCACGCATCACGACCTTCCTTGTGTACGGAGGAGGCATTTCCAACCCCGTCCCACACATCAAGGATGGCGGCCTTCACCTCTGGGCGTAATGGCGAAGTCGCATTGTGATCTAGATAGGCGCGTTGCATGTCAATTTCCCGTATTCAACCCTCCGGAACCTTTCCGGAGGCCTTTGCCCGATCATTTACCATGACTGGGCGAAAATTTGAGCCAATCGGGCAAGTTATTTCGCCTATACCCTGCAAAAAGACTTGAAATTCGACCATCCATTTGTGCTAAGAAGGGCAATCAAATGGATCGCACCGACCTGAGCGCTGACAATAGTTTTGAATCATTCTAAAAAGAGCAATATAAAACTTGTGCCAATTAGTCAAGTTTTATAGCCGCATCCATTGTATGGATGCAGGAATGTACACATATTAATGCAACAGGCTCAGACACAAGTCGCGAGATCCCCAAAAGTGAACCAATTTGAAAGAGGACCGGGCAACAAATGCCAGAGGTGATCTTTAATGGCCCTGCCGGGCGTCTGGAAGGGCGGCTGCACCCTTCCAAAAACCGCAAGGCTCCAATCGCACTGATTCTCCATCCGCATCCACGCTTCGGCGGCACCATGAATAACGAGATCATCTATCATCTCTATTACATGTTCGCCCGTCGCGGCTTTACGGTTCTGCGTTTCAACTTCCGTGGTGTCGGTCGCTCTCAGGGCACTTTCGACCATGGCGTTGGCGAATTGTCCGATGCGGCGGCGGCTCTGGACTGGGTCCAGACCTTCCATTCCGAAGCTCCCGGCGTCTGGATTGCCGGCTTCTCCTTCGGAGCCTGGATCGGCATGCAGCTCCTGATGCGCAGACCAGAGGTGGAAGGCTTCATCTCCATCGCCCCTCCGGCCAACCTTTACGACTTCTCCTTCCTTGCTCCCTGCCCGTCATCCGGGCTCATCACCCACGGTGGCATGGACAAGGTGGTTCCGCACAAGGATGTTCAGGCACTCGTTGACAAGCTCAAGACGCAGAAGGGCATTGTCATCGATCAGGAAATCATTCCGGGAGCAAACCACTTCTTCAAGGAAGAAACCGACCAGCTGATCAATGTTTGCGCCAACTATCTGGACAAACGCATCGGCTTTGATCCCTCTCAGTTGGAAGACATCAAGGAGTCGGGCGACAAGTCTGATTCAGCCATCCAGCTGTAGGCTTCCGCCGCAGGGCTTTACAACAATATCAAAGGCCGCCTCACCTAGTGGGCGGCCTTTTTGTTACAGTCTGAACACAGAGCGACCTCACACCATGATCGAGCCATATAAGCTCAGGCCCTTCCTGAAAGCAAAGCGGCTCCATGTAATGCCCTTGGCCTTGTTAAGGGGCTGGATCGATTCCACATTGGCGTGACTGACCAGAGAAAGCCCGAGCGCCCGTGCCGCCTCAATCACCTCTTCATCGGCGATCTCAAACATCAGGCGCCCTTCTGGCGGCTCGCCATGACGCACCGTCATTACCAGCAGCCCACCGGGATTGAGCAACTCATTGAGCCGCACCATGCCCTCTTCCCGTTCATCGACATCCAGATGCATCCAGACAGCAATAAGGGTGACGACATCAAATGCCCTCTCTTCCAGCAGGGCAAGCTCGGGCAAGGTATCCTCCAGCCACTCTATGGCATCGGCCCCGTCCTTTGCCATGGCGATCTTTCGGAAAGCATCGGTCGGCTCCACCGCCGTCACCTGATAGCCCTTGGCGGCATAATGAAGCCCGTCGCGCCCCGATCCTGCACCAATATCCAGCACGCTCAAGGGAGCCGGTGGCAACATATCAAGAAACCAGCCATGGGTTTCCTCTATCTCATATCCGTCATATCGCTTGGACAGGCTTGCCGCCGTGATTTCATATCCCCTGTTGCTCGGAACACTGACCATGAAATACCCCCTGTTTCTTGTCGTGTCTGTCGATCCCGTTATCAATTCTAAACCGGCGGAGAATAAACGCCCCCGCTCAGCGGCTGCTTGACCCCGGTGGTTCCGGGGAAAGTAAGCGGTAGCTGCCGCATCGACCGGACGGCGAGATATGCGAAAGCTTCCGCTTCCAGCCCGTCTCCATTCCAGCCCAGATTGTCTGCCAACATGATGGGGCTATCCAGCGCTTCGGCCAGTTGCTCCATCATATGTCCATTATGCTGGCCTCCGCCGCAAACTACAACCATCTTAGCCGGTTCGCCTTCCCGGATCTCCATATGCTCTAGTCCAAGACAGAGCGTCTCGACAGTGAAGGCGGTCAGCGTTGCCGCGCCATCCTGCAAGGACATGGCCTTGATGGGTGTCATGTCGAAGGCATTCCGGTCCAGAGACTTAGGGGCGGATTTCTTGAAATAGGGATTGCCCATCAGGGCAATCAGCCCCAGAAAGTCAACGGCGCCGCTGGCAGCGATCGCACCATTCTCATCCATTGCCACCCCTTCCTTGCTGAATACCCAGTCATTGATCAGGGCATTGCCCGGTCCGCTGTCAAATGCCGTCAGCGCCCCGTCCTTGCCGATCCATGTGATATTGGCCACCCCGCCAATATTGATGATGGCCAGCGGTTGTTGCAGCGGAATGACACTCGATGCCTGCAATGCCTTGTGATAGATGGGCACGAGCGGTGCGCCCTGCCCTCCAGCGGCGACATCAGCGGCCCGGAAATCATGCACGACGGGGATCTTGACCGCATTGGCCAGCGCCTGCCCGTTGCCGATCTGTACCGTTACACCGGCGGCGGGATCATGCCAGACGGTCTGGCCATGAAAGCCGATCACATCGGGCTTGAGACCAGAAGCCCCCTTTTGCGACAACAGTTGCGATACAGCTTCCTTATGGGCACGGGTCACCAGCGCTTCGGCTTCCACCAGACATCCCGGGCGCGCCTTTCTGTCTTTCATGCCTTTGGCATCGACAAGAGCTTGCCGCAAAAGAACCTGCTCCTGATAATCATAGGGACGAAACGCCGAAAGGATGGAGCGAACCTGTCCCTCTCCATCGGTTTCGATAAGCGCGGCATCAACCCCGTCACAGGAGGTTCCGCTCATCAAACCCACAGCAAGCGACAGTTTTTCCTCATTTTTTGCCATTTTTGTCCCCGTCTCCCCAATCTTGTTAGTGATCTTTGTCATGATCTTTGCTAGACCATCTTCCCGAAAGGCCGTCCTGTCCGGTGTGCCCAGCATCAATGACATTTGGCCAGACTAGCAGCAACAACCGTATCTTTAAGGAGAAAAAGCGGCATGACCGCCTTCAAATCCGAATTTCTTCACACTTTGAGTGAGCGTGGCTTCATTCATCAGTGCTCAGACCCGGAAGGGTTGGACAAACTCTTTAAGACGGAGACGGTAACTGCTTATGTGGGCTATGACTGCACGGCTCCTTCTGTCCATGTGGGCAACCTCGTTTCCATGATGATCCTGCACTGGATGCAGAAGACCGGCCATCGCCCCATCGCCCTGATGGGCGGCGGCACCACCATGGTCGGCGACCCTTCCGGCCGGGATGAAACCCGCCAGCTCCTGACGCCTGAAAAAATCCAGCAAAACAAGGAAAGCATCCGCGAGGTCTTCTCCAAACTGCTCGACTTTGGCGACGGACCGACCGATGCCATCCAGGAAGACAATGCCCGCTGGCTGCTGGAACTCAACTATGTTGATTTCCTGCGCGACATCGGCTCCCGCGTCTCCGTGAACCAGATGCTGGCCCGCGATTCCGTTCGCCTGCGCCTTGAGCGCGAGCAGGCTTTGAGCTTCCTTGAATTCAACTATATGCTGCTGCAGGCCTATGACTACACACAGCTGAACAAGCTTTATGGCTGCAAGCTACAGATGGGCGGCTCTGACCAATGGGGCAATATCGTCTCCGGTATCGACCTCTGCCGCCGCATCAACAATGACGAATGCTTCGCCCTGACCGTGCCGCTGATCACCAAGTCGGATGGCTCCAAGATGGGCAAATCCGTGTCTGGCGCCATCTGGCTGCGTGGCGACATGTACAGCCCCTATGACTATTGGCAATTCTGGCGCAACGTTTCCGACGCCGACGTAGGACGCTTCCTCAAGCTTTATACCACTCTGCCAATGGACGAGATCCGTCGTCTGGAAGCGCTGGAAGGCAACGAGCTGAACGAAGCCAAGAAGATCCTGGCAACCGAAGCGACAGCGCTCATTCACAGTCGCGTGGAAGCGGAAAATGCCGCCGAAACCGCCTTCAAGACATTCGAAGCCGGCATGGCCGCAGAAGCAAATCTGCCGAGCATCGATATCCCGGCAAG
It encodes the following:
- a CDS encoding class I SAM-dependent methyltransferase, whose protein sequence is MVSVPSNRGYEITAASLSKRYDGYEIEETHGWFLDMLPPAPLSVLDIGAGSGRDGLHYAAKGYQVTAVEPTDAFRKIAMAKDGADAIEWLEDTLPELALLEERAFDVVTLIAVWMHLDVDEREEGMVRLNELLNPGGLLVMTVRHGEPPEGRLMFEIADEEVIEAARALGLSLVSHANVESIQPLNKAKGITWSRFAFRKGLSLYGSIMV
- a CDS encoding cysteine desulfurase family protein encodes the protein MQRAYLDHNATSPLRPEVKAAILDVWDGVGNASSVHKEGRDAWALVERARGKVAELVGGAVRQVIFTSGASEANMLALTPNMKVEYQPDPASRLYMSAIEHPSVLSGGRFGVEARCEIPVLRNGQIDLSALRVKLEAHDRLKGRPMVAVMAVNSETGVIQPIEEIAALAGEFDAYFHLDAVQAAGRIPLDMAALGCTSLSLSAHKLGGPQGVGALVMAHEGTEPEPLITGGPQENRLRAGTENVAGIVGFGVACQSVAKELERPDGFARLTGLRDRFEEGLRALDPDVVIFGQDAPRVGNTCQFAIPGMKGETSLIRLDLSGVAVSSGSACSSGKVSASHVLLAMGYESKLAGSAIRMSLGWNSKEPEINALIEALEQICVKNSKNNSRGIEKAL
- a CDS encoding alpha/beta hydrolase, which encodes MPEVIFNGPAGRLEGRLHPSKNRKAPIALILHPHPRFGGTMNNEIIYHLYYMFARRGFTVLRFNFRGVGRSQGTFDHGVGELSDAAAALDWVQTFHSEAPGVWIAGFSFGAWIGMQLLMRRPEVEGFISIAPPANLYDFSFLAPCPSSGLITHGGMDKVVPHKDVQALVDKLKTQKGIVIDQEIIPGANHFFKEETDQLINVCANYLDKRIGFDPSQLEDIKESGDKSDSAIQL
- the sufC gene encoding Fe-S cluster assembly ATPase SufC — translated: MLEIKNLHAEVEGNKILRGIDLTINPGEIHAIMGPNGSGKSTLSYVLAGKDDYEITEGEILFNGENVLEMEPDERAAAGLFLAMQYPIEIPGVANMTFLKTALNAQRVARGEGEMKTPDFMKKVKELSATLNVSQEMLRRPLNVGFSGGEKKRNEILQMALLEPKLCILDETDSGLDIDALRIVSEGVNALKSPERSMLVITHYQRLLNYIVPDVVHVMYQGKIVKTGDKDLALQLEEKGYAEFTGDAAA
- the sufB gene encoding Fe-S cluster assembly protein SufB, encoding MAAVKETVDQVKQIDVDQYKYGFVTDIESEKAPLGLNEDVIRFISAKKSEPEWMLEWRLDAYRRWLTMEEPTWAKLDYPKPKFNEIYYYSAPKIAEGPKSLAEVDPELLRTYEKLGIPLQEQEILAGVTEENRQYAKVAVDAVFDSVSVATTFKEELKKAGVIFCSISEAIREHPELVKKYLASVVPVSDNFYATLNSAVFTDGSFVYVPEGVRCPMELSTYFRINEQNTGQFERTLIIADKGSYVSYLEGCTAPQRDENQLHAAVVELIALEDAEIKYSTVQNWYPGDSEGKGGIYNFVTKRGDCREKNAKISWTQVETGSAITWKYPSCILRGENSTGEFYSIAISNGYQQIDSGTKMIHLGKNTSSRIISKGISAGRSNNTYRGLVSAHKKASGARNFTQCDSLLIGDQCGAHTVPYVESKNASAIFEHEATTSKISDDQMFYCQARGIGEEEAVALIVNGFVKDVIQQLPMEFAVEAQKLINISLEGSVG
- the tyrS gene encoding tyrosine--tRNA ligase, with amino-acid sequence MTAFKSEFLHTLSERGFIHQCSDPEGLDKLFKTETVTAYVGYDCTAPSVHVGNLVSMMILHWMQKTGHRPIALMGGGTTMVGDPSGRDETRQLLTPEKIQQNKESIREVFSKLLDFGDGPTDAIQEDNARWLLELNYVDFLRDIGSRVSVNQMLARDSVRLRLEREQALSFLEFNYMLLQAYDYTQLNKLYGCKLQMGGSDQWGNIVSGIDLCRRINNDECFALTVPLITKSDGSKMGKSVSGAIWLRGDMYSPYDYWQFWRNVSDADVGRFLKLYTTLPMDEIRRLEALEGNELNEAKKILATEATALIHSRVEAENAAETAFKTFEAGMAAEANLPSIDIPASDLEAGIGILSAFVTAGLAKSNGEARRSVKGGALKVNDETVTDDSIALTKANLNEDGVIKLSMGKKKHVLLKLS
- a CDS encoding anhydro-N-acetylmuramic acid kinase, which encodes MAKNEEKLSLAVGLMSGTSCDGVDAALIETDGEGQVRSILSAFRPYDYQEQVLLRQALVDAKGMKDRKARPGCLVEAEALVTRAHKEAVSQLLSQKGASGLKPDVIGFHGQTVWHDPAAGVTVQIGNGQALANAVKIPVVHDFRAADVAAGGQGAPLVPIYHKALQASSVIPLQQPLAIINIGGVANITWIGKDGALTAFDSGPGNALINDWVFSKEGVAMDENGAIAASGAVDFLGLIALMGNPYFKKSAPKSLDRNAFDMTPIKAMSLQDGAATLTAFTVETLCLGLEHMEIREGEPAKMVVVCGGGQHNGHMMEQLAEALDSPIMLADNLGWNGDGLEAEAFAYLAVRSMRQLPLTFPGTTGVKQPLSGGVYSPPV